A stretch of Comamonadaceae bacterium M7527 DNA encodes these proteins:
- the coxB gene encoding cytochrome c oxidase subunit II yields MALAARVSAGVAAVAATAAHAVNDLPGGPAVNQLNLHPAVTQIAAEQHWLHWFMLIICTVIFLAVFGVMFYSILKHRRSVGHKAQELPEPIWVELGWTIVPFLIVIGMALPATKVLVAMKDTTNADLTVKATGMQWKWGYDYVSGEGEGISFLSALDASHRALSDSGDVANAPDDYLLKVDNPLVVPVGQKIRVITTANDVIHSWMVPAFGVKQDAIPGFVRDTWFRAEKEGLYYGQCAELCGKEHAYMPINVKVVAAKEYTAWVDEQKAIMAALADDPSKVWERDALVARGKEVYGTNCAACHQANGKGAGPIKALDGSAVVLNSDHTEVIASLLNGRLNGAMPAWKQLSDTEIAAVITYTMNSWSNQSGDLVQPSAVQAARNQ; encoded by the coding sequence ATGGCCTTAGCAGCCCGCGTGTCAGCTGGTGTGGCTGCTGTTGCAGCAACTGCAGCCCATGCGGTGAACGACTTGCCAGGTGGCCCAGCGGTAAACCAGCTGAACTTGCACCCAGCGGTCACACAAATTGCGGCTGAGCAGCACTGGTTGCACTGGTTTATGTTGATCATCTGTACGGTCATCTTCCTGGCCGTGTTTGGTGTGATGTTCTATTCGATTTTGAAGCACCGTCGCTCAGTGGGTCACAAGGCCCAGGAGTTGCCAGAACCAATCTGGGTTGAGCTGGGTTGGACCATAGTGCCCTTCCTGATCGTCATTGGCATGGCCTTGCCAGCGACCAAAGTCTTGGTAGCCATGAAGGACACCACCAACGCTGACCTCACAGTGAAGGCCACTGGCATGCAGTGGAAGTGGGGCTATGACTACGTTAGCGGCGAAGGTGAAGGCATCAGCTTTTTGTCAGCCCTGGACGCCAGCCACCGCGCGCTGTCTGACAGCGGCGATGTTGCCAACGCCCCGGATGACTACCTGCTGAAGGTTGACAATCCATTGGTGGTGCCAGTGGGCCAAAAAATTCGCGTGATCACCACGGCCAACGATGTCATCCACTCATGGATGGTGCCGGCATTTGGTGTGAAGCAAGACGCCATTCCAGGCTTCGTGCGTGACACATGGTTCCGTGCTGAAAAGGAAGGCTTGTACTACGGTCAGTGCGCCGAGTTGTGCGGCAAAGAGCACGCCTACATGCCCATCAACGTAAAAGTGGTCGCTGCCAAGGAATACACCGCTTGGGTTGATGAGCAGAAAGCCATCATGGCGGCTTTGGCCGATGATCCCAGCAAGGTCTGGGAGCGCGACGCATTGGTGGCGCGCGGCAAAGAGGTTTACGGTACCAACTGTGCGGCTTGTCACCAGGCCAACGGCAAAGGCGCAGGTCCTATCAAGGCACTTGACGGCTCAGCTGTTGTACTCAACAGCGACCACACAGAAGTTATTGCTTCGCTGCTGAATGGTCGCTTGAACGGTGCCATGCCTGCTTGGAAGCAGCTGAGTGACACCGAAATCGCCGCTGTTATCACCTACACCATGAACAGCTGGTCCAACCAGTCAGGTGACTTGGTACAGCCGTCTGCTGTACAAGCTGCCCGTAACCAATAA
- a CDS encoding DUF2244 domain-containing protein produces the protein MHTSSVRSFRFARPVDGVIGWSFKRNCSITPSQLLQVFIMLSVVSLGVASLFWFQGAVWVLPFAFVEITVLAIAFVVYARHATDAELARLEGDWLVVQLETAGKVEQMRFPRASVRVEPLQDEANLIELTARDMRLCFGRHVRAEWRPLVAQEMRLALRGM, from the coding sequence ATGCATACGTCGTCTGTTCGTTCGTTTCGTTTTGCCCGTCCTGTCGATGGTGTCATCGGTTGGTCGTTCAAGCGCAATTGCTCGATCACGCCGTCGCAGCTGCTGCAGGTATTCATCATGCTCAGTGTGGTGTCGCTGGGGGTTGCAAGCCTTTTTTGGTTTCAGGGTGCCGTGTGGGTGCTGCCGTTTGCGTTTGTTGAGATAACTGTGCTGGCTATTGCGTTTGTGGTGTATGCCCGCCACGCAACCGACGCTGAGCTGGCCAGGTTGGAAGGCGACTGGCTGGTGGTGCAGCTGGAAACGGCTGGCAAGGTGGAGCAGATGCGCTTCCCGCGAGCATCGGTTCGTGTGGAGCCCTTGCAAGACGAGGCCAATTTGATTGAACTGACCGCCAGAGACATGCGTTTGTGTTTTGGTCGTCATGTGCGGGCAGAGTGGCGGCCGTTGGTGGCCCAGGAGATGCGTTTGGCGTTGCGGGGCATGTGA
- a CDS encoding ComF family protein, with protein MAPTGADSANTVGIYRCAACSTSPPAWQSAHAAVDYAFPWASLIAQFKYQRHTALARPLAGLIANSPNCNATLRQADVWLGVPIARHKLGTRGFNQTHLLLDQLANRLSDCAGAHHWHRSKAFATRSQQLASQMGLGRAQRLRNLGSVFALSQQGAAGLRAKHVLLVDDVYTTGATLMALASVVQQAKPASLHVCVLARTPAVHAHNEH; from the coding sequence GTGGCACCCACAGGGGCTGATAGCGCCAACACCGTTGGCATTTACCGTTGCGCCGCGTGCAGCACCTCGCCCCCAGCTTGGCAAAGCGCCCACGCAGCGGTGGACTACGCTTTTCCGTGGGCCAGTCTCATTGCACAGTTCAAGTACCAGCGTCACACAGCCCTGGCGAGACCACTGGCTGGGCTGATAGCAAACTCACCCAATTGCAATGCCACGCTGCGCCAGGCCGATGTGTGGCTTGGCGTGCCTATTGCCCGGCACAAACTGGGCACGCGCGGCTTTAACCAAACCCATTTGCTACTGGACCAACTGGCCAATCGGCTCAGCGACTGCGCTGGCGCGCACCATTGGCATCGGTCTAAAGCGTTCGCCACACGCAGCCAACAACTTGCCAGCCAAATGGGTCTGGGCAGGGCCCAGCGTTTGCGTAACCTGGGCAGCGTATTTGCACTGAGTCAGCAAGGTGCAGCAGGCCTGCGCGCCAAGCATGTGCTGCTGGTTGACGACGTCTACACAACAGGCGCCACCCTCATGGCGCTGGCCAGTGTGGTGCAACAGGCTAAGCCCGCAAGTTTGCACGTTTGTGTATTGGCAAGAACACCTGCTGTGCACGCACATAATGAGCACTGA
- the trmL gene encoding tRNA (uridine(34)/cytosine(34)/5-carboxymethylaminomethyluridine(34)-2'-O)-methyltransferase TrmL, whose protein sequence is MQHIVLVHPEIPPNTGNVIRLCANTGWQLHLIEPLGFSMDDKQLRRAGLDYHEYANLLRHASWEAFLQQQAITPAQCYALTTKGQTSVFDTAFAPGSYLVFGSETSGLPEHIRGAIPAGQWLRLPMLAGQRSLNLSNAVAVVGYEAWRQSGFVGMP, encoded by the coding sequence ATGCAACACATCGTTCTCGTACACCCCGAAATTCCGCCCAACACTGGCAACGTCATACGCCTTTGTGCCAACACGGGCTGGCAACTGCACCTGATAGAACCACTGGGTTTTTCCATGGACGACAAGCAACTGCGCCGCGCAGGCTTGGACTACCACGAATACGCCAACCTGCTGCGCCACGCCAGTTGGGAGGCTTTTTTGCAACAGCAAGCCATCACGCCAGCCCAGTGCTACGCCCTCACCACCAAGGGGCAAACAAGCGTGTTCGACACCGCATTTGCGCCCGGTAGCTACCTGGTATTTGGCTCAGAGACCAGCGGCTTACCAGAACACATACGCGGCGCCATCCCAGCCGGGCAATGGCTGCGCCTGCCCATGCTGGCCGGGCAGCGCAGCCTGAACTTGTCCAACGCCGTGGCCGTGGTGGGCTATGAGGCATGGCGACAAAGCGGCTTTGTGGGCATGCCGTGA
- a CDS encoding ATP-binding protein: MNAPNPSRPPHTDEQPTLLNASYPQGSWQQRLRRGDVDTVSQLFLLLSAANAAWFALVSVSTLGLLSNIAVTTVLLITAAARGQDWISRPLSVWILLAVGYIDITINIAAHGGIWSPVLTWYIVLPLPALFVLGVRAMAVMVALSVVTVSALGWAQSQHMLPDLVFSEGHTLWAVMVFTGLALSVSILPLLYHNMHNGLVTDLNAKNVELKRVRDDLLDEQMQKDDFLASVSHELRTPMNAIIGFLQAIERRPNEDAQTVEMLGYMDHSAKHLMTIINDLLDLSQMRAGKLKIEARKLDLHKQVHNISRSFKPQLDERGIDFQVDIKPQVHQWVMLDADRLSQVLINLLGNAAKFTSQGHVHMVVCATPHRTLRFEVRDTGRGIDKAHLERVFDRFSDITNRTRRAYGGTGLGLSICRQLVELQQGHIGVDSELGVGTTFWFELPLIECEPPSRNEQQHAYKSFASGETVGGHVLIVDDSLVNRLVAKQLLLNDLPDLKITEAGNAQTALEALGTGSVDLILMDVVMPDKDGIETTAEIRTTDLSTVIIGLTADVTPDVKSRCLNAGMNDVITKPFDRQALVYRVRQGLAGKAFTQG, from the coding sequence ATGAATGCGCCCAACCCAAGCCGCCCCCCACACACTGATGAACAGCCCACGCTGCTAAACGCCAGCTACCCACAGGGTTCGTGGCAGCAACGGCTGCGCCGTGGTGATGTAGACACAGTCAGTCAACTGTTTTTGTTGTTGTCTGCAGCCAATGCCGCATGGTTTGCGTTGGTCAGTGTCAGCACATTGGGCTTGCTGTCCAACATCGCTGTCACCACAGTGCTGCTGATAACAGCGGCTGCCAGAGGTCAAGACTGGATCAGCCGCCCACTCAGCGTTTGGATATTGCTAGCCGTTGGCTACATAGACATCACCATCAATATTGCGGCGCATGGCGGCATTTGGTCGCCTGTACTCACGTGGTACATCGTGCTGCCCTTGCCTGCCTTGTTTGTGTTGGGTGTGCGGGCCATGGCTGTCATGGTGGCGCTCAGCGTTGTTACGGTTTCTGCACTGGGGTGGGCGCAAAGTCAGCACATGCTGCCAGACCTTGTCTTTAGCGAGGGCCACACCTTGTGGGCCGTCATGGTGTTTACCGGTTTGGCCTTATCCGTGTCCATATTGCCGCTGCTGTACCACAACATGCACAACGGCTTGGTCACAGACTTGAACGCCAAAAACGTTGAGCTCAAGCGTGTGAGAGACGATTTGCTGGACGAGCAAATGCAAAAAGACGACTTTTTGGCATCGGTCAGCCACGAGCTGCGCACGCCCATGAATGCCATCATTGGTTTTTTGCAAGCCATAGAGCGACGCCCCAACGAAGATGCGCAAACCGTTGAAATGCTGGGCTATATGGACCATTCTGCCAAGCACTTGATGACCATCATCAACGACTTGCTGGATCTATCTCAAATGCGCGCGGGCAAACTGAAGATAGAAGCGCGCAAACTGGACCTGCACAAGCAAGTGCACAACATCAGCCGCAGCTTTAAGCCACAGCTAGACGAGCGCGGTATTGATTTTCAGGTCGACATAAAACCACAAGTCCACCAATGGGTCATGCTTGACGCAGACCGTTTGTCACAAGTGCTGATCAACTTGTTGGGTAACGCTGCCAAGTTCACCAGCCAAGGCCATGTGCACATGGTGGTGTGCGCAACACCACACCGCACGCTGAGGTTTGAGGTGCGCGACACGGGCCGCGGCATAGACAAAGCCCACCTTGAACGCGTGTTTGACCGGTTCTCAGACATCACCAATCGCACGCGTCGGGCTTACGGCGGCACAGGCTTGGGACTGTCCATTTGTCGCCAACTCGTAGAGCTGCAACAAGGCCATATTGGCGTTGACAGCGAGCTGGGTGTGGGCACTACCTTTTGGTTTGAATTGCCACTGATAGAGTGCGAGCCACCATCGCGAAATGAGCAGCAGCACGCCTACAAGTCCTTTGCAAGTGGCGAGACGGTGGGTGGGCATGTACTCATTGTTGACGACAGCCTCGTCAACCGCTTGGTTGCAAAACAGCTGCTTCTTAACGACTTGCCCGATTTGAAAATCACCGAGGCGGGCAACGCTCAAACCGCGCTAGAGGCCTTGGGTACAGGCTCTGTTGATTTGATTTTGATGGACGTGGTCATGCCAGACAAAGACGGCATAGAAACAACCGCTGAGATACGCACCACAGACCTCAGCACAGTCATCATTGGTCTTACAGCAGACGTGACACCCGACGTGAAGTCAAGGTGTTTGAACGCGGGCATGAACGACGTGATCACAAAGCCCTTCGACCGCCAGGCCTTGGTCTACCGTGTGCGCCAAGGTTTGGCTGGCAAAGCCTTCACTCAAGGGTAG
- a CDS encoding MaoC family dehydratase, with translation MRRFEQLSDVAACVGQDVAVSDWVLIDQAMINTFADATGDHQWIHVDPVRAAKGPFGAPVAHGFLTLSLLPKFFDTTFDIAASSMGVNYGLNRVRFMSPVPANSRVRGHMHLLASEPVAGDGLQLTWRVTVEIEGVDKPACVAESVVRRYP, from the coding sequence ATGCGACGATTTGAACAACTGAGTGATGTAGCCGCCTGTGTGGGCCAGGACGTCGCCGTGAGCGATTGGGTGCTGATAGACCAAGCCATGATCAATACCTTTGCCGATGCCACTGGCGACCACCAGTGGATTCACGTTGATCCGGTGCGTGCAGCCAAAGGACCATTTGGCGCACCAGTGGCGCATGGGTTTTTAACGCTGTCTTTGTTGCCCAAGTTTTTTGACACCACGTTTGACATTGCTGCCAGCTCAATGGGCGTGAATTACGGTCTGAACCGTGTGCGTTTTATGTCCCCCGTACCCGCCAACAGCCGTGTGCGTGGCCATATGCACTTGCTCGCCAGTGAGCCTGTGGCGGGTGATGGCTTGCAACTGACATGGCGCGTGACCGTTGAGATAGAGGGGGTGGACAAGCCCGCCTGTGTGGCTGAGTCAGTGGTACGCCGCTACCCTTGA
- a CDS encoding sulfite exporter TauE/SafE family protein: MGLSKSGFGSGFGSLAVPIMALAVSVPQAAAIFIPILLLMDVLGLAAFRKHFQWPLLKFLVPLGLVGTVVGTFTFKHLSAPAVSVIVGALTLVFLAQRLYAQRRSAQPRPLPKLVGGMLAIVSGFTSFVSHAGGPPINAYVMGLRQAPVQFTATMAVFFFVINLSKWLPYSYLGLLSWDNISTSLALLPLAPIGVWVGVRIAHRIQPDIFYRLIEVGMLLTGLKLLAEWRWL, from the coding sequence ATGGGCTTGAGCAAAAGCGGTTTTGGTTCGGGCTTTGGCAGCCTGGCCGTGCCCATCATGGCGCTGGCTGTATCGGTGCCGCAAGCCGCGGCGATCTTTATTCCCATTTTGCTGCTGATGGATGTGCTGGGACTGGCGGCTTTTCGCAAGCACTTTCAATGGCCTTTGCTCAAGTTTTTAGTGCCTTTGGGCTTGGTGGGTACGGTGGTGGGTACGTTTACGTTTAAGCACTTGTCAGCGCCTGCGGTGTCGGTGATTGTGGGCGCGCTGACCCTGGTGTTTCTGGCGCAACGTTTGTACGCCCAACGCCGCAGCGCGCAGCCCAGGCCTTTGCCTAAGCTTGTTGGTGGCATGCTGGCCATTGTCTCGGGCTTTACCAGCTTTGTGTCGCACGCCGGTGGCCCGCCTATCAACGCCTATGTCATGGGCTTGCGCCAGGCGCCTGTGCAGTTCACGGCTACCATGGCCGTGTTTTTCTTTGTCATCAACCTGAGCAAGTGGCTGCCTTACAGCTATCTGGGTTTGTTGAGTTGGGACAACATCAGCACGTCCTTGGCACTGCTGCCATTGGCGCCCATTGGTGTGTGGGTAGGTGTGAGAATTGCGCACCGCATTCAACCCGACATCTTTTACCGTCTCATTGAGGTGGGTATGCTTCTTACAGGTCTGAAACTGCTGGCCGAGTGGCGCTGGCTATAA
- the pcaF gene encoding 3-oxoadipyl-CoA thiolase: protein MSTIEDQQAYICDATRTPFGRYGGALSGVRADDLAAVPLRALMARNPSVDWAAVDDVLMGCANQAGEDNRNVAHMASLLAGLPIDVPGATINRLCGSGLDAVGTAARAIRAGEAGLMLAGGVESMSRAPFVMPKATTAFARSNAVFDTTIGWRFINPLMKAQYGVDSMPETAENVAKDYGISRADQDAMALASQTKALAAQAAGLFNDELSPVHIAQRKGDDVVVSVDEHPRATTPDSLARLKPVVFDGGTVTAGNASGVNDGACALLLASSAQAKAQGLTPKARVVAMATAGVAPRIMGMGPVPATRKVLTLAGLSLADMDVIELNEAFAAQGLAVLRSLGVADNDPRVNPNGGAIALGHPLGASGARLVTTAMYQLHRTGGRYALCTMCIGVGQGIALVIERV, encoded by the coding sequence ATGAGCACTATTGAAGACCAACAAGCCTATATTTGTGACGCCACGCGCACGCCCTTTGGTCGCTATGGCGGCGCATTGTCAGGCGTGCGTGCAGACGACCTGGCCGCTGTGCCGCTGCGCGCGCTAATGGCTAGAAACCCCAGCGTCGATTGGGCTGCCGTTGACGATGTGCTGATGGGCTGCGCCAATCAAGCCGGTGAAGACAACCGCAACGTGGCCCACATGGCCAGCTTGCTCGCTGGGCTGCCCATTGATGTGCCGGGTGCCACGATCAACCGCTTGTGCGGCTCGGGCCTGGACGCTGTGGGTACGGCGGCACGCGCGATTCGCGCGGGTGAGGCAGGGTTGATGTTGGCCGGTGGTGTGGAAAGTATGAGCCGCGCGCCCTTTGTAATGCCCAAAGCCACCACGGCCTTTGCGCGTAGCAATGCGGTGTTTGACACCACCATAGGCTGGCGTTTCATCAACCCGTTGATGAAGGCTCAATACGGGGTGGACAGCATGCCCGAGACGGCAGAAAACGTGGCCAAAGACTATGGCATTTCGCGTGCTGACCAAGACGCCATGGCCCTGGCCAGCCAAACGAAAGCCTTGGCCGCGCAAGCCGCTGGTTTGTTCAACGATGAGCTGTCCCCGGTGCACATCGCTCAGCGCAAAGGCGATGATGTGGTGGTGAGTGTGGACGAACACCCTCGCGCAACCACGCCTGATTCATTGGCCAGGTTAAAACCAGTGGTGTTTGACGGCGGCACCGTGACCGCGGGCAACGCCAGTGGCGTCAACGATGGTGCCTGTGCCTTGCTGCTGGCCAGCAGCGCACAAGCCAAAGCCCAGGGTCTCACGCCTAAAGCGCGTGTGGTGGCCATGGCCACAGCAGGTGTTGCGCCGCGCATCATGGGTATGGGCCCAGTACCAGCGACGCGCAAGGTGTTGACTTTGGCGGGCCTGAGTTTGGCCGATATGGACGTGATTGAACTCAATGAGGCCTTCGCCGCGCAAGGCTTGGCCGTGTTGCGCAGCTTGGGCGTGGCTGACAACGACCCACGTGTGAACCCCAACGGTGGCGCGATAGCCCTGGGCCATCCCCTTGGTGCCAGCGGCGCGCGCTTGGTCACGACTGCCATGTATCAATTGCATCGCACAGGGGGGCGCTACGCCTTGTGCACCATGTGCATTGGTGTGGGTCAAGGCATTGCGCTGGTGATAGAACGCGTGTGA
- a CDS encoding DUF1841 family protein — MFAPNQADVRRFFCGAYAKHQANQPLEAIETLASQWMDLHPEYAAEFADEAGALAKLDESSVQGEQAENPFLHLSMHLSVSEQCSIDQPPGIRQAVELLAAKHGDLHSAHHLVMACLGRMVWESQRSGRPPDGQAYIDHVRSLATAD, encoded by the coding sequence ATGTTTGCACCCAACCAAGCCGATGTGCGCCGTTTCTTTTGTGGCGCTTACGCCAAACACCAGGCCAATCAGCCGCTGGAGGCCATAGAAACTTTGGCTTCGCAGTGGATGGACCTGCACCCAGAATACGCTGCGGAATTTGCGGATGAGGCCGGCGCTTTGGCCAAGCTGGACGAGTCAAGTGTTCAAGGCGAACAAGCCGAAAACCCTTTCTTGCACTTGTCTATGCACTTGAGCGTCAGCGAGCAGTGTTCCATAGACCAGCCGCCTGGTATTCGCCAAGCCGTTGAGCTGTTGGCAGCCAAACATGGCGACCTGCACTCGGCTCATCATTTGGTCATGGCCTGCTTGGGGCGCATGGTCTGGGAGAGTCAGCGCAGCGGGCGCCCACCTGATGGGCAGGCCTACATAGACCATGTGCGCAGCCTCGCCACCGCAGACTAG
- a CDS encoding cytochrome c4, translating to MNQLLTTMLPRFVAMATLAVASIASAQGVTGDVKAGESKAAMCIGCHGIIGYQNVFPEVHKVPMISGQSGKYIEAALKAYSKGDRKHPTMRGIAAQLSEQDMADLGAYYEQHAAKPAAPEVAVEANAATAALLARGGCVACHGANFSKPLDPSYPKIAGQHADYLYVALKAYTVETNANSKRGRNNAIMGGIATQYTHAELKAMAKYLSQLPSELDVVPQSRFR from the coding sequence ATGAACCAACTGTTAACGACTATGTTGCCCCGTTTTGTCGCCATGGCGACCCTGGCCGTAGCCAGCATCGCCAGCGCCCAGGGCGTGACAGGCGACGTCAAGGCCGGTGAGTCCAAGGCTGCCATGTGTATTGGCTGTCACGGCATCATTGGCTACCAAAACGTATTCCCTGAAGTGCACAAGGTGCCCATGATTTCCGGCCAGTCTGGCAAGTACATCGAAGCAGCTTTGAAGGCCTACAGCAAGGGCGATCGCAAGCACCCCACCATGCGCGGTATAGCTGCTCAGTTGAGCGAGCAGGACATGGCTGATCTGGGCGCTTACTATGAGCAACACGCTGCCAAGCCTGCTGCACCAGAAGTCGCAGTTGAGGCCAATGCGGCAACGGCAGCATTGTTGGCCAGGGGCGGCTGTGTGGCTTGTCACGGTGCCAACTTCAGCAAGCCACTTGATCCCAGCTACCCCAAAATTGCGGGGCAGCACGCCGACTACCTGTATGTCGCCTTGAAGGCTTACACGGTTGAGACCAATGCCAACAGCAAGCGTGGCCGCAACAACGCCATCATGGGTGGTATTGCTACCCAGTACACGCACGCGGAGCTGAAGGCCATGGCCAAGTACCTGTCTCAGTTGCCAAGCGAACTGGATGTGGTGCCGCAGTCACGCTTCCGTTAA
- a CDS encoding MoxR family ATPase, translating to MTQKFQGTDNYVATPDLMLAVNAAMALKRPLLIKGEPGTGKTMLAEEVSEALGMPLLQWHVKSTTKAQQGLYEYDAVSRLRDSQLGDVDGGERVKDIHNYIVQGVLWQAFTADKPVALLIDEIDKADIEFPNDLLRELDRMEFYCYETRQTIKAAHRPLVFITSNNEKELPDAFLRRCFFHYIKFPEAETMEQIVQVHFPTLKKELLATALKTFYDIRKLPGLKKKPSTSELIDWLKLLVAEDIPLSALQSTDDKISLPPMVGALLKNEQDVTLFEKLVFMNNRNR from the coding sequence ATGACTCAAAAATTCCAAGGCACAGACAACTACGTTGCAACTCCAGACTTGATGCTGGCCGTTAACGCTGCGATGGCGCTCAAGCGCCCTTTGCTCATCAAGGGCGAGCCAGGCACTGGCAAAACCATGCTGGCCGAAGAGGTATCCGAGGCGCTGGGTATGCCTTTGTTGCAATGGCACGTCAAGTCCACGACCAAGGCCCAGCAAGGCCTTTACGAATACGACGCAGTGAGCCGCTTGCGCGACAGCCAGTTGGGCGACGTAGACGGTGGTGAACGCGTAAAAGACATTCACAACTACATAGTACAAGGCGTGTTGTGGCAAGCCTTTACGGCAGACAAGCCCGTGGCGCTGCTGATTGACGAAATAGATAAGGCCGACATCGAGTTCCCCAACGACTTGCTGCGTGAACTAGACCGCATGGAGTTTTACTGCTACGAGACTCGCCAAACCATTAAAGCGGCGCACAGGCCCTTGGTGTTTATTACCTCCAACAACGAGAAAGAGCTGCCAGACGCGTTTTTGCGCCGCTGCTTTTTTCACTACATCAAGTTTCCAGAAGCTGAGACCATGGAGCAAATTGTGCAAGTGCACTTTCCCACGCTCAAAAAAGAGCTGCTGGCCACCGCACTTAAAACCTTTTACGACATTCGCAAACTGCCTGGCCTCAAGAAAAAACCCAGCACCTCTGAGTTGATTGACTGGTTGAAACTGCTGGTGGCAGAGGACATCCCCCTGTCTGCGCTTCAAAGTACTGACGACAAAATCAGCCTGCCACCCATGGTGGGCGCGCTGCTGAAAAACGAACAAGACGTCACCCTGTTTGAAAAACTGGTGTTTATGAATAACCGCAACCGCTGA
- a CDS encoding GNAT family N-acetyltransferase — protein sequence MSNNPFANAVTLDHALASLQPLSHEHLQDLQAATDDGDLHKLWFTTVPTALGMSDEIDRRLRLQADGSMNPFAVICNAPGPLQGKAVGMTTYMNIDAANRRVEIGSTWYRAAVQRSAVNTVCKRLLLAYAFETLDCIAVEFRTHFMNHASRKGIERLGAKLDGVLRNHMLMHNDAHTTMRDTCVYSITASEWPAVKAHLDFQLSKPR from the coding sequence ATGTCTAACAACCCATTTGCCAACGCGGTCACACTGGATCACGCCCTGGCCAGCTTGCAGCCCTTGTCGCATGAGCACCTGCAAGACCTGCAAGCCGCCACGGACGACGGTGACCTGCACAAGCTGTGGTTTACCACCGTACCCACAGCTTTGGGCATGTCCGACGAAATAGACAGGCGCTTGCGCCTGCAAGCGGATGGCAGCATGAACCCCTTTGCGGTTATCTGCAACGCACCTGGCCCACTGCAAGGTAAAGCCGTAGGCATGACCACCTACATGAACATAGATGCGGCCAACCGCCGGGTGGAGATTGGCAGCACTTGGTACCGCGCTGCGGTACAACGCAGTGCGGTCAATACGGTATGTAAGCGCTTGCTATTAGCCTACGCCTTTGAAACATTGGACTGTATTGCGGTGGAGTTCAGAACGCACTTCATGAATCACGCCAGCCGCAAAGGCATAGAGCGCTTGGGTGCCAAGCTAGACGGTGTGCTGCGCAACCACATGCTGATGCACAACGACGCACACACCACCATGCGTGACACCTGTGTGTACAGCATCACAGCCTCGGAATGGCCCGCTGTTAAGGCGCACCTGGACTTTCAACTCAGCAAGCCGCGATAA